A single window of Leopardus geoffroyi isolate Oge1 chromosome D4, O.geoffroyi_Oge1_pat1.0, whole genome shotgun sequence DNA harbors:
- the ISCA1 gene encoding iron-sulfur cluster assembly 1 homolog, mitochondrial gives MSASLVRATVRAVSKRKLQPTRAALTLTPSAVNKIKQLLKDKPEHVGLKVGVRTRGCNGLSYTLEYTKTKGDSDEEVVQDGVRVFIEKKAQLTLLGTEMDYVEDKLSSEFVFNNPNIKGTCGCGESFNI, from the exons ATGTCGGCTTCGTTAGTCCGGGCCACTGTCCGGGCTGTGAGCAAGAGGAAGCTGCAGCCCACTCGGGCCGCCCTCACCCTG acaCCTTCAGCAGTCAACAAGATAAAACAGCTTCTTAAAGATAAGCCTGAACAC GTAGGTCTGAAAGTTGGTGTCCGAACCAGGGGTTGTAATGGCCTTTCTTATactctagaatatacaaagacaAAAGGAGATTCTGATGAAGAAGTTGTTCAAGACG GAGTCAGAGTGTTCATCGAGAAGAAAGCACAACTGACACTTTTAGGAACAGAAATGGACTATGTTGAAGATAAGTTATCCAGTGAGTTTGTTTTCAATAACCCAAACATCAAGGGAACGTGTGGCTGTGGAGAAAGCTTTAACATTTGA